From Candidatus Pedobacter colombiensis, one genomic window encodes:
- a CDS encoding helix-turn-helix transcriptional regulator: protein MNIIGKNIRQLRQKNGWSQGEVAKRLNISIPAFSKIETGITDINISRLAQIANLFEVSTMDIISKEGENPQSLNFEEINNLKEKLALREEEIIKLQKKVIDLYEEIREK, encoded by the coding sequence ATGAATATCATTGGAAAAAACATTAGACAACTGCGCCAAAAAAATGGTTGGAGCCAAGGAGAAGTGGCTAAACGTCTAAATATTTCAATCCCTGCATTCTCGAAAATCGAGACAGGCATCACGGATATCAACATTTCAAGACTTGCACAGATTGCAAACCTTTTTGAGGTGTCGACAATGGATATAATCTCGAAAGAAGGAGAAAACCCTCAATCACTTAATTTTGAAGAAATTAATAATTTGAAGGAAAAGTTAGCACTAAGAGAAGAAGAGATCATTAAACTTCAGAAGAAGGTTATTGATCTTTATGAAGAAATAAGAGAGAAATAG
- a CDS encoding GNAT family N-acetyltransferase, which yields MQITTVSGKRSRKDFLATARFIYKDDKNWICPLDQDIENIFDSNKNPFFQHGKCTRWVLQDDNGDYIGRIAAFINDKKAYQYEQPTGGMGFFECINNKEAAFLLFDTAKSWLQENGMKAMDGPINFGENDSFWGLLVEGFTPPSYGMNYHHPYYHSFFTDYGFKTEYEQITNHLAVRNPFPERFTKIANWVANKPGYTFEHFSKKNAAKYVADLMEIYNDAWKDFENFVPIKKETLEESFEKMQTIMDEKLIWFAYINGEPASFVVIIPDANQMIKGFNGKLGLIEKIKFVYRRWKGVNRMRAIVMGTKSAYQKHGLESALFIKLKEYVLPMNQYDELELSWVGDFNDKMLSIHQATGATFGKRHLTMRKIF from the coding sequence ATGCAAATAACTACCGTATCCGGAAAGCGTTCCAGAAAAGATTTTTTAGCCACTGCCCGTTTTATATATAAAGATGATAAAAATTGGATCTGCCCACTGGATCAGGATATTGAAAACATATTCGACAGTAATAAAAATCCATTTTTTCAACACGGAAAATGTACCAGATGGGTACTGCAAGACGATAATGGAGATTACATAGGCAGAATTGCAGCCTTTATAAATGATAAAAAAGCATACCAGTATGAGCAACCTACAGGCGGCATGGGCTTTTTTGAATGTATAAATAATAAAGAAGCTGCTTTTTTACTTTTCGATACGGCAAAGTCGTGGTTACAAGAGAACGGAATGAAGGCCATGGATGGCCCTATCAATTTCGGGGAGAATGATTCTTTCTGGGGATTGCTCGTAGAAGGCTTTACTCCCCCCTCCTATGGCATGAATTACCATCATCCATACTACCACAGCTTTTTTACAGATTACGGCTTTAAAACAGAATATGAGCAGATCACCAATCATCTCGCTGTAAGAAATCCTTTTCCGGAGCGCTTTACCAAAATTGCCAATTGGGTAGCCAACAAACCGGGTTATACCTTTGAACATTTCTCTAAAAAGAATGCAGCAAAATATGTAGCAGATTTGATGGAGATCTACAATGATGCCTGGAAGGACTTTGAGAATTTCGTACCTATTAAAAAAGAGACGCTGGAAGAGAGCTTTGAAAAGATGCAGACTATAATGGATGAAAAACTGATTTGGTTTGCTTACATCAATGGAGAACCCGCCTCATTTGTCGTAATTATCCCCGATGCCAACCAAATGATTAAAGGATTTAATGGTAAACTAGGGCTGATAGAAAAAATTAAGTTTGTATACAGACGCTGGAAGGGTGTAAACCGAATGCGTGCCATTGTAATGGGCACAAAGTCTGCTTATCAAAAGCACGGTTTGGAATCTGCCTTATTCATTAAACTTAAAGAGTATGTTTTACCGATGAATCAGTACGATGAGCTCGAACTTTCCTGGGTTGGTGATTTCAATGATAAGATGCTTTCTATTCATCAAGCAACAGGTGCCACTTTTGGAAAGCGACACCTGACTATGCGTAAGATCTTTTAG
- a CDS encoding two-component regulator propeller domain-containing protein, whose translation MIAINKQLNLRGRYLILIILLLTISFPGYSQSTHLQHFSTKNGLPSNNCYYTLQDSKGYIWVATDAGVSRFDGKIFENFSIDDGLPDNQILQLKEDKSGKIWFLALNGELSYFFNGKIYNETNDKLLKLLKFNAVIVSFFQDSKGRIWFGTNKNILVMWDGKTIMKYISADLEHQYTNTFIHEDKSGTIWAFSNECVRVFNNKTFTITAHGTLPLSYKTILNLPDKTLGYIDKNGLNIRTGNKQYLLLKIDTSLLNNDPGYFFLDKNDDLWLSNSNGIYHIEPSGKTTQYLKNISCSQTIKDSKNNMWFTTTSGIYMLPQKDERLYVINKTNGLNSDMVKSLVKDDRNRLWLGLDEGNISLLDLNTYHTTRIQLPDKKKYNVIKHLVYDSLDQTMYFAADYGLGRINNIYGTPNINYLKETNKRMFVVKSLSLRKDHTLAIALSSGVYILPYRKDKLEFTLLYFKQGIDFFINRAYCVFYDKDQNLWFSNVSGLSEYSNGILYNYSNQNLLLTKRINDIQKLDDGTIVLATDGYGVVFLKNKNVVKVITRKDGLANNICKRLFVKDNYIWVVTNNGINRIPLKNKQRSVESFEYTNAMLADDVNDLFIDDQYAYFATNCGLVYFSYHKENTNHEAPKVLISSIINNKTKLGLNSAMHILAPSNNSITFTYSAIDFQNKTITYRYRLKTESNWTETKSRRLEFPSLEPGDYTFEISSKSNKSNWSTPTRVNFSLKRHFWQTNLFLVAVFLFAGFAFYKVAVVITKMQKNKEQQQLLLKNKILMLEQRALQAMMNPHFVFNVMNSIQHYINTKDTNSANKILTGFAKLIRKNLEICTKSFISLDEELEYLELYLSLEKKRFGEKFKYHIKVNSAIDKEETLIPSMILQPYIENAIWHGLMPKEEGGKLDILIDLKGEDHLVIEIIDDGIGIDNSLKGKKGHHVSKGMNLTRERINLLNQVEANPIQIDIKQNGISGTYVSILIPLYS comes from the coding sequence TTGATAGCGATAAATAAACAGTTAAACTTAAGAGGAAGGTACTTAATCCTTATAATTCTGTTGTTAACCATCAGCTTCCCTGGCTATTCTCAATCTACCCATTTACAACATTTTAGCACAAAAAACGGACTACCAAGCAATAATTGCTATTATACATTACAGGATTCTAAAGGCTATATCTGGGTAGCTACAGACGCAGGTGTAAGCAGGTTTGATGGTAAAATATTTGAAAATTTCTCCATCGATGATGGATTACCAGATAATCAGATCCTACAGTTAAAAGAGGATAAAAGTGGCAAAATCTGGTTTCTGGCATTAAATGGCGAGCTTAGCTATTTTTTTAACGGTAAAATATATAATGAAACCAATGACAAACTGCTTAAACTACTAAAATTTAACGCTGTAATTGTTTCTTTCTTCCAGGACAGTAAAGGGAGAATCTGGTTTGGCACCAATAAAAATATATTGGTGATGTGGGATGGAAAAACAATTATGAAATACATTTCCGCAGATCTTGAGCACCAGTATACAAATACATTTATACATGAAGATAAGTCGGGAACAATATGGGCATTCAGCAACGAATGTGTCCGTGTTTTTAACAACAAGACTTTCACGATTACGGCACATGGCACCTTACCCCTTTCTTACAAAACCATCCTAAACCTGCCTGACAAAACCCTCGGTTATATTGATAAAAATGGGCTTAACATTAGAACCGGCAACAAACAGTATCTGCTATTAAAGATTGATACATCATTATTGAATAATGATCCAGGATATTTCTTCCTGGATAAGAATGACGATTTATGGCTAAGCAACAGCAATGGCATTTATCATATAGAGCCTTCAGGAAAAACAACACAGTATTTAAAAAATATATCATGCAGTCAAACCATTAAAGACTCAAAAAATAACATGTGGTTTACCACCACAAGTGGCATCTATATGCTCCCTCAGAAAGATGAGCGCCTCTATGTCATCAATAAAACAAATGGTTTAAATAGTGATATGGTAAAAAGTCTGGTTAAAGATGACCGCAACAGATTATGGCTTGGATTGGATGAAGGAAATATCAGTCTACTTGACTTAAACACCTACCACACTACCAGGATCCAACTGCCGGATAAAAAAAAATATAATGTTATAAAACATTTGGTTTATGACTCCCTTGACCAAACGATGTATTTTGCTGCTGATTATGGTCTTGGTAGAATTAACAACATTTATGGTACTCCCAACATTAATTATCTGAAAGAAACAAACAAAAGGATGTTTGTTGTTAAAAGCTTAAGTTTACGTAAGGACCATACTCTGGCAATCGCTTTGTCCTCAGGTGTATATATTTTACCATATCGAAAAGACAAACTAGAATTTACCTTATTGTATTTTAAACAGGGCATCGATTTTTTCATCAACAGAGCATATTGTGTATTTTACGATAAGGACCAGAACCTATGGTTTTCTAATGTTAGCGGTCTGTCAGAATATTCGAATGGTATTTTATATAATTATTCCAATCAGAATTTACTTCTTACAAAAAGGATCAATGATATCCAGAAATTAGATGATGGCACTATTGTACTGGCTACAGATGGTTACGGGGTTGTATTCCTCAAAAATAAAAATGTTGTAAAGGTTATTACCCGAAAAGATGGACTTGCCAACAATATATGTAAACGGCTATTTGTAAAAGACAATTATATATGGGTCGTTACCAATAATGGCATCAACAGGATTCCTTTAAAAAACAAACAGCGATCAGTAGAATCATTTGAATATACCAATGCTATGTTGGCCGACGATGTAAATGATCTGTTTATTGATGACCAATATGCATACTTTGCAACCAATTGTGGTCTTGTTTATTTTTCGTATCATAAGGAAAACACCAATCATGAGGCTCCTAAAGTATTAATATCCTCCATCATAAACAATAAGACAAAGCTTGGACTGAACAGTGCCATGCATATACTTGCCCCCTCCAACAACAGCATCACTTTTACATACAGTGCCATTGACTTTCAAAATAAAACCATCACTTATCGTTATCGACTAAAAACAGAGTCTAACTGGACAGAAACTAAAAGTCGAAGGCTTGAGTTCCCCTCACTGGAACCAGGAGATTATACGTTTGAAATCAGCTCAAAATCAAATAAGAGCAACTGGAGTACACCTACCAGAGTCAACTTTTCATTAAAAAGGCATTTCTGGCAAACAAACCTATTTTTGGTTGCCGTTTTTCTTTTCGCCGGCTTTGCCTTTTATAAAGTAGCAGTTGTAATTACTAAAATGCAAAAGAATAAGGAACAACAACAACTGCTTTTAAAGAATAAGATCTTAATGCTCGAACAACGTGCATTACAGGCCATGATGAATCCCCATTTTGTTTTTAATGTAATGAACTCCATTCAGCATTACATCAATACAAAAGATACCAATTCAGCAAATAAGATATTAACGGGCTTTGCAAAACTGATTAGAAAGAATCTGGAAATATGTACAAAAAGCTTCATCAGTCTGGATGAAGAACTCGAATACCTGGAACTATACTTAAGTCTGGAGAAAAAAAGATTTGGCGAAAAGTTTAAATATCACATAAAGGTAAATAGTGCAATTGATAAAGAAGAGACTTTAATCCCGTCCATGATCCTCCAACCCTATATTGAAAATGCAATATGGCATGGATTAATGCCCAAAGAAGAAGGTGGTAAACTTGATATCCTCATCGACCTTAAAGGTGAGGATCACCTGGTGATCGAAATTATTGACGATGGCATCGGGATTGATAACTCTTTGAAGGGTAAAAAAGGTCATCACGTCAGTAAAGGCATGAACCTTACCCGTGAACGTATTAACCTTTTAAACCAGGTTGAGGCAAATCCGATACAGATAGACATTAAACAAAATGGTATTTCAGGTACTTATGTCTCCATTTTGATCCCTTTATACAGCTAA
- a CDS encoding LytTR family DNA-binding domain-containing protein, producing MLNTIIVDDEEFARSSLYFLLQENCEDIHISGIAKSVSEARNLLSQHAIDLIFLDIAMPGENGFELIPYAQSNKAQVIFTTAYDQYALKAIKANALDYLLKPIDIDELKAAVDKAVKFIALNKNDSGRAERMQDLAANLSERSEIRKISLPNGQGYSLVNIDDIIHIAADSNYSIFYLQNKDKITVSKVLKEYEEILPDNQFIRIHKSSIVNLNYVKEYNSKNGLEVILKNGEKIAVSRRRASDFVEKIKSYTSFDSDK from the coding sequence GTGCTGAATACTATTATTGTAGACGATGAGGAATTTGCCCGTTCTTCATTATACTTTCTTTTACAAGAAAATTGCGAAGACATCCACATTTCCGGAATTGCTAAGTCCGTATCGGAAGCACGTAACCTACTTTCACAGCATGCTATTGATTTGATTTTCCTGGATATTGCAATGCCAGGAGAAAATGGCTTCGAACTTATCCCCTATGCGCAATCCAATAAAGCCCAGGTTATTTTCACTACCGCTTATGATCAATATGCCTTAAAAGCAATTAAGGCAAATGCCCTTGACTACTTGTTAAAACCTATTGATATCGATGAATTGAAAGCCGCTGTTGATAAAGCAGTAAAATTTATCGCCTTAAATAAAAATGATAGCGGTCGTGCAGAGCGTATGCAAGATCTTGCTGCAAATCTTTCGGAAAGAAGCGAAATTCGAAAAATTAGCTTACCCAACGGACAAGGTTATAGCCTTGTAAATATTGACGATATTATTCATATTGCTGCAGATAGTAATTATTCTATATTTTATCTCCAGAATAAAGACAAGATCACTGTTTCCAAAGTTCTAAAAGAATATGAGGAGATATTACCTGACAACCAGTTTATAAGGATACATAAATCGAGTATTGTTAACCTGAATTACGTAAAAGAGTACAACTCGAAAAATGGGCTTGAAGTAATCCTTAAGAATGGAGAAAAAATTGCTGTATCGAGAAGGCGCGCAAGTGATTTTGTTGAAAAAATTAAATCATATACTAGTTTTGATAGCGATAAATAA
- a CDS encoding CofH family radical SAM protein — MNTAELLHRALHFDFLTKEEGVFLYHHAATAELAYVANELRKKQVPSGKVTWQIDRNVNTTNVCIANCKFCNFFRRPGHDESYITDIETYKQKIEETFRLGGDQLLLQGGHHPDLGLTFYADLFKSLKELYPDLKLHALGPPEIAHVAKLEGLSHTAVLSALKEAGMDSLPGAGAEILNDRVRRLISKGKCGGQEWLDVMRAAHQLHITTSATMMFGHVETIEERFEHLVWIREVQSEKPADAKGFLAFIPWPFQDDGTLLKRLRGISNNVSGDEYIRMLALSRIMLPNIKNIQASWLTVGKNVAELCLHAGANDFGSIMIEENVVSAAGAPHRFTAKGIQDAIREAGFEPQLRGQQYNYRDLPDHLEEQIINY; from the coding sequence ATGAATACTGCCGAATTATTACACAGGGCCTTGCATTTCGACTTTTTAACAAAAGAAGAGGGTGTATTTTTATATCATCATGCAGCAACTGCTGAACTGGCTTATGTAGCCAATGAACTGAGAAAAAAACAAGTACCTAGTGGTAAGGTAACCTGGCAAATAGATAGGAATGTAAATACAACAAATGTATGCATCGCCAACTGTAAATTCTGTAATTTTTTTAGAAGACCTGGCCATGATGAAAGCTACATCACAGATATAGAGACTTATAAACAAAAAATAGAAGAGACATTTAGGCTAGGTGGTGATCAGTTGTTGCTACAGGGTGGTCATCATCCCGATCTGGGCTTAACATTCTATGCTGATTTGTTTAAAAGTCTTAAGGAACTGTACCCTGATTTAAAACTTCATGCTTTGGGTCCACCCGAAATTGCCCATGTGGCCAAATTGGAAGGACTTTCTCATACAGCTGTTTTATCAGCTTTAAAAGAAGCAGGAATGGATTCATTGCCCGGTGCCGGTGCCGAAATATTGAACGACAGAGTTAGAAGATTGATATCAAAGGGTAAATGTGGCGGTCAGGAGTGGCTTGATGTAATGAGGGCAGCTCATCAATTGCACATTACTACATCTGCAACAATGATGTTTGGTCATGTTGAAACTATAGAGGAACGTTTTGAACACCTGGTATGGATAAGAGAAGTTCAAAGTGAAAAGCCTGCTGATGCTAAGGGCTTTCTGGCTTTCATTCCCTGGCCTTTCCAGGATGATGGGACCTTATTAAAGAGATTAAGAGGCATCAGCAATAATGTTTCGGGGGATGAGTATATCAGAATGCTTGCATTAAGTCGAATTATGCTGCCTAACATTAAAAACATTCAGGCTTCATGGCTTACGGTTGGTAAAAACGTAGCAGAGCTCTGTTTACATGCCGGCGCTAACGATTTTGGCTCGATCATGATCGAAGAGAATGTAGTTTCAGCTGCTGGTGCTCCGCATCGTTTTACGGCAAAGGGAATTCAGGATGCCATTAGAGAAGCTGGCTTTGAACCTCAGTTACGCGGACAACAATACAATTACCGCGATTTACCGGATCATCTGGAAGAACAAATTATTAATTATTAG
- a CDS encoding pitrilysin family protein: MVDFNRFTLANGLRVLVHEDDTTPMAVLNILYDVGARDEEQDKTGFAHLFEHLMFGGSVHIPSYDEPLQRVGGENNAFTSNDITNYYITLPAVNLETAFWLESDRMLSLAFSEKSLETQRNVVCEEFKQRYLNQPYGDVWLKLRPLAYTTHPYRWATIGQDLKQIEDAKMEDVKAFFQKHYNPQNAIMVVGGNVKTEEVRALAEKWFAPIPAGERYLRNLPKEPMQTAERREIVRADVPLNAIYMAFKMPARSDNAYQTYDLMSDILSQGQSSRLYNSLLKEQQLFSDIHAYITSSIDEGLFVIEGKLVEGVSIEAAEAAIWAELHKLIEEQVTDVEITKVKNKSESIMVFAEMSLLDKAMNLAYYELLGNAQGLNTEINKYLAVTPADIQQAAKITFKKEQCSTLHYLTAQNA, translated from the coding sequence ATGGTAGATTTTAACCGTTTTACATTAGCCAATGGGTTGCGTGTACTGGTACACGAAGATGATACTACGCCTATGGCGGTGTTAAATATTTTATATGATGTTGGTGCAAGAGACGAAGAGCAGGACAAAACAGGTTTTGCACATTTATTTGAGCACCTAATGTTTGGCGGATCAGTGCATATTCCAAGCTACGACGAGCCTTTGCAAAGGGTAGGAGGCGAGAACAATGCTTTTACCAGTAACGACATTACCAATTATTACATCACTTTACCGGCCGTAAATCTTGAAACTGCTTTCTGGCTGGAGAGTGACCGGATGTTGAGCCTTGCTTTTTCAGAGAAGAGTTTGGAAACGCAGCGTAATGTAGTATGTGAAGAGTTTAAACAGCGTTACCTGAATCAGCCTTATGGTGATGTATGGTTGAAATTAAGGCCGCTTGCCTATACTACACATCCTTACCGCTGGGCAACCATAGGGCAGGATTTAAAACAAATTGAAGATGCGAAAATGGAAGACGTTAAAGCATTTTTCCAAAAGCACTACAATCCGCAAAATGCCATTATGGTCGTGGGTGGAAATGTTAAAACTGAAGAGGTAAGGGCGCTTGCAGAGAAATGGTTTGCACCAATTCCTGCCGGAGAAAGATACCTTAGAAATTTGCCTAAGGAGCCGATGCAGACAGCTGAAAGAAGAGAAATAGTCCGTGCAGATGTTCCTTTAAATGCGATTTACATGGCCTTTAAAATGCCTGCAAGAAGTGATAATGCATACCAAACTTATGACCTGATGTCTGATATCCTTTCACAAGGACAATCCTCAAGGTTGTATAACAGTCTGCTAAAAGAGCAGCAGTTATTTAGTGATATTCATGCTTATATTACCAGTAGTATCGACGAGGGATTATTTGTGATTGAAGGTAAGCTGGTTGAAGGGGTCAGCATAGAAGCCGCAGAAGCTGCCATCTGGGCTGAGCTCCATAAGCTTATCGAGGAACAAGTGACCGATGTGGAGATTACCAAAGTGAAAAACAAATCAGAATCTATTATGGTATTTGCGGAGATGAGTTTGTTAGATAAGGCTATGAATCTTGCTTATTACGAGTTATTAGGTAATGCTCAAGGCCTGAATACTGAGATCAACAAGTATCTGGCTGTAACACCTGCTGATATTCAGCAGGCTGCAAAAATCACCTTTAAGAAAGAACAATGTTCAACTTTACACTATTTAACTGCCCAAAATGCTTAA
- a CDS encoding pitrilysin family protein: protein MLNRTLAPESKLVDEISFIEPLKQVLDNGIPVFTINAGKQELVRIEFIFENVNWDASKPLEAIAVSHLINNGTNKLSAKEIADKVDYYGAFLQTEYGADQTCVKLYTLNKHLQSVLPILRSILNESIFPEQELSIFIQNQKQSLQVSLQKNDFLARKNFANALFGETPYGSNIQPSHYEDIKRDDLLNYFKAAYKPQNCTIFVAGKFEEAEFNILNSIIGKGWDNNAPSVTNKFSFTNIHQGEIFVEKSEAIQSAIRMGTLAITRNHPDFPGFQVLNCLLGGYFGSRLMANIREDKGYTYGIGSAVASLKDAGYFFIATEVGVDVCSNTLAEIEKEISILKTDLVQDAELGLVRNYMLGSMLGSLENAFSHADKFKNVYFSGLDYGYYENYIQTVKSITAADLKDLANKYLNTDSFTKVIVGKK, encoded by the coding sequence ATGCTTAATCGTACACTAGCCCCGGAATCGAAACTGGTTGATGAAATTAGTTTTATTGAACCTTTAAAACAAGTACTGGACAATGGTATACCAGTTTTTACAATCAATGCAGGTAAACAGGAACTTGTTCGAATAGAGTTTATATTCGAAAATGTAAACTGGGATGCCTCAAAACCATTGGAAGCAATTGCTGTGAGTCATTTAATAAATAATGGAACCAATAAATTAAGTGCTAAAGAAATTGCAGATAAAGTTGATTATTATGGTGCTTTCCTGCAAACAGAATATGGAGCAGATCAAACTTGTGTTAAGCTTTATACATTAAATAAACATCTACAATCGGTGTTGCCGATTCTGCGCTCAATCTTAAATGAAAGTATCTTTCCTGAGCAGGAACTGTCTATTTTTATCCAGAACCAAAAGCAGTCCTTACAGGTAAGCCTGCAAAAAAATGATTTTCTGGCAAGGAAGAATTTTGCAAATGCACTTTTTGGTGAAACACCTTATGGCTCTAATATTCAGCCCTCGCATTACGAAGACATAAAAAGAGATGATCTTTTAAATTATTTTAAAGCAGCGTATAAACCTCAGAACTGTACCATTTTCGTAGCCGGTAAGTTTGAAGAAGCAGAATTCAATATTCTGAACAGTATTATTGGTAAGGGCTGGGACAATAATGCGCCATCAGTAACCAATAAATTTAGTTTTACGAATATTCATCAGGGAGAGATTTTTGTAGAAAAGTCTGAAGCCATCCAATCGGCAATCAGGATGGGAACCCTTGCCATTACCAGAAATCATCCAGATTTTCCAGGTTTTCAAGTATTAAACTGTTTACTTGGTGGGTATTTTGGTTCCAGATTAATGGCCAATATTCGTGAAGATAAAGGTTATACTTATGGTATTGGATCGGCGGTAGCCTCTTTAAAAGATGCAGGTTATTTCTTTATTGCTACAGAAGTAGGAGTAGATGTGTGCAGCAATACCCTTGCAGAAATTGAAAAGGAGATCAGTATACTTAAAACTGATTTGGTGCAGGATGCTGAGCTGGGTTTAGTTAGGAATTATATGTTGGGCTCCATGTTAGGTAGTCTTGAAAATGCATTCTCTCATGCCGACAAGTTTAAGAATGTTTATTTCTCTGGATTGGATTATGGTTATTATGAAAACTATATTCAAACAGTAAAATCAATTACTGCTGCTGATTTAAAAGATCTGGCAAATAAATACCTCAATACCGACAGCTTTACCAAAGTTATCGTAGGCAAAAAATAA
- a CDS encoding DUF3857 domain-containing protein: MKKSILFIAVLFTFARVTAQGIYDVSKIPPGLTNNASVVIRNEELIYEVKAPGTAIQTYKTAMTILNKNGENFSKMSEYYDKFSSISNLKASLYDEKGIKIKDYKSADFKDVSAVSDGTLYQDDRAKYLEFLHTKFPYTIEFSYTVDYSGIRNYPTWYPASTWDIAIEKSNYTFKIPETMTFKYLKSKGLNTDSLKVKDKINYKWSCENIPAAEFEALSVGLRNIMPWVNVAPNEFEYDHSKANIENWKNLGSWIFNLNNGGQVLPEAAKAKIQAMIKDAKTPQEKIKILYNYLQSNTRYVGVQLGIGGYKPITAEKVSAVNYSDCKGLSNYMKAILQEAGIKSNLVVIGNGLPSLNKNYASMNQANHMILCVPLEKDTTWLECTSQYTPAGFIGNSNSNRTVLLVTEDGGKLAQTPIYSPSSNLQHRNAKVVLDEEGSANINIETQYKNAQYEDHIGLLLMEPTDRRKRVINTLSIPNVEITTLNINQPNKNLPILNEQIELKSSQLLTKGGDKLFLTLNLLNRQESTVTPLEARKTFFSIKYGYSDEDEIIYTIPKGYKVEFIPKDIVIESEFGKYSAKVVVKDNTLVYTRTQMMVNATYPPEKYNDFVAFNKKVYQADKQKGILAKVN; encoded by the coding sequence ATGAAAAAATCTATACTTTTTATAGCCGTCCTGTTTACTTTTGCAAGGGTTACAGCACAAGGAATTTATGATGTTAGCAAAATCCCTCCGGGTTTAACCAACAATGCGTCAGTAGTCATAAGAAATGAAGAATTGATTTACGAGGTAAAAGCCCCTGGAACTGCAATCCAAACCTACAAAACAGCGATGACCATTTTGAATAAAAATGGCGAGAATTTTTCGAAGATGAGCGAATATTACGATAAGTTTTCGAGCATCTCCAATTTAAAAGCTTCACTTTATGATGAAAAGGGCATTAAAATAAAAGATTATAAAAGCGCTGATTTTAAAGATGTGAGTGCCGTTTCTGATGGAACCTTATATCAGGATGACAGAGCCAAATATCTTGAATTTTTACATACTAAATTTCCATATACTATAGAGTTTAGTTACACTGTTGATTATAGTGGGATCCGTAATTATCCTACGTGGTACCCGGCAAGTACTTGGGACATTGCTATTGAAAAATCAAATTACACCTTTAAAATACCGGAGACCATGACTTTCAAGTACCTGAAAAGTAAAGGGCTAAATACGGATTCGTTAAAGGTAAAAGACAAAATAAACTACAAATGGAGCTGCGAAAATATCCCCGCCGCAGAGTTTGAAGCCTTGAGTGTAGGCTTAAGAAATATAATGCCTTGGGTAAATGTCGCCCCTAATGAGTTTGAATATGACCATTCAAAAGCCAATATTGAAAACTGGAAAAATCTGGGCTCATGGATTTTTAACCTTAATAATGGTGGCCAAGTGTTGCCAGAGGCGGCAAAAGCTAAAATCCAGGCGATGATAAAGGATGCAAAAACACCCCAGGAAAAAATAAAAATATTATACAATTATCTGCAATCGAATACCAGATACGTAGGTGTACAATTAGGCATTGGAGGTTATAAACCAATTACAGCAGAAAAAGTATCGGCTGTTAATTATAGTGATTGCAAAGGCTTATCTAACTACATGAAAGCCATATTACAGGAAGCAGGTATAAAATCCAACCTAGTTGTTATTGGAAATGGGCTCCCTTCTTTAAATAAGAACTATGCCAGCATGAATCAGGCTAACCACATGATACTTTGCGTGCCGCTGGAAAAAGATACCACCTGGTTGGAGTGCACTAGCCAATACACCCCTGCGGGTTTTATTGGAAACAGCAATTCGAATAGGACTGTTTTATTAGTTACAGAAGATGGAGGTAAACTGGCTCAAACGCCTATATATAGTCCATCCAGTAACCTTCAACACCGCAATGCAAAAGTAGTGCTAGATGAAGAAGGTTCTGCCAATATCAATATTGAAACGCAATATAAAAATGCACAATATGAAGATCATATTGGCTTACTATTGATGGAACCTACAGACCGGAGAAAAAGAGTAATCAACACGTTGAGCATACCGAATGTGGAGATTACTACACTAAACATTAACCAACCGAATAAAAACCTGCCTATACTAAATGAGCAGATTGAGTTAAAATCCTCACAATTACTAACCAAGGGTGGAGACAAACTATTTTTGACACTAAATCTATTAAATAGGCAGGAAAGTACAGTAACCCCATTGGAGGCACGCAAAACCTTTTTCAGTATTAAATATGGTTACAGTGACGAGGATGAGATTATTTATACCATTCCAAAAGGGTACAAAGTAGAATTTATACCTAAAGATATTGTAATTGAATCAGAATTTGGAAAGTATTCGGCCAAGGTGGTTGTAAAGGATAACACACTGGTGTATACCCGTACACAGATGATGGTAAATGCGACTTATCCACCAGAAAAATACAATGATTTTGTTGCCTTTAATAAAAAGGTCTATCAGGCTGATAAACAAAAAGGTATCCTGGCTAAAGTAAATTAG